One window of the Parasphingopyxis algicola genome contains the following:
- a CDS encoding 2-hydroxyacid dehydrogenase: MPQIERPKTIVTRTLPDQVEARMAELFDAEFNADDTPMSADQLKDAVARAEVFVPTVTDDITADILASAGPQLKLIANFGVGVDHIDLSAARAGDIMVTNTPGVLTEDTADMVMALIISVPRRLAEGEKFVRAGKWKGWAPTGMLGHRVNGKRLGIVGMGRIGQAVARRARGFGIQVDYHNRHRLPEAVEQTLEATWREDIDDMLADIDILSINCPYTAETHHLLDERRLGLLGKDVYVINAARGEIIDEEALTDALEKGAIAGAGLDVYENEPHIGDRLLALDNVVLLPHLGSATFEGREAMGDKVIANIRIWADGHRPPDQVLEGWA; this comes from the coding sequence ATGCCGCAGATCGAACGCCCGAAAACCATCGTCACCCGCACGCTTCCCGATCAGGTCGAGGCGCGGATGGCCGAGCTGTTCGATGCGGAATTCAATGCGGACGATACGCCGATGTCGGCCGACCAGCTGAAAGACGCCGTCGCGCGCGCCGAAGTCTTCGTGCCGACGGTTACCGACGATATCACGGCGGACATACTCGCGAGCGCCGGGCCGCAGCTGAAGCTGATCGCCAATTTCGGCGTCGGCGTCGATCATATCGACCTCTCGGCCGCGCGCGCCGGCGATATCATGGTCACCAACACGCCCGGCGTGCTGACCGAAGACACCGCCGATATGGTGATGGCCCTGATCATCTCGGTGCCGCGCCGGCTGGCCGAAGGCGAGAAATTCGTCCGCGCCGGCAAATGGAAAGGCTGGGCGCCGACCGGCATGCTCGGCCACCGGGTCAACGGCAAGCGGCTCGGCATCGTCGGCATGGGCCGGATCGGCCAGGCGGTGGCGCGGCGGGCGCGCGGCTTCGGGATCCAAGTCGACTATCACAACCGTCATCGGCTTCCGGAGGCCGTCGAGCAGACGCTCGAGGCGACCTGGCGCGAGGATATCGACGACATGCTCGCCGATATCGACATCCTCTCGATCAACTGTCCCTACACGGCCGAGACCCATCATCTGCTCGACGAGCGCAGGCTCGGCCTGCTCGGCAAGGACGTCTACGTGATCAATGCGGCACGCGGCGAGATTATCGACGAGGAAGCGCTGACCGACGCGCTCGAAAAGGGCGCGATCGCCGGAGCCGGGCTCGATGTCTACGAGAACGAACCGCATATCGGCGATCGCCTGCTCGCGCTCGACAATGTCGTGCTGCTGCCGCATCTCGGCTCGGCGACCTTCGAGGGGCGCGAGGCGATGGGCGACAAGGTAATCGCGAATATCCGCATCTGGGCAGACGGCCATCGTCCGCCGGACCAGGTGCTCGAAGGCTGGGCCTAA
- a CDS encoding SH3 domain-containing protein yields the protein MRNGVRLMAVMIGLALLFVPDGAWAQARETPYWASISAGQARMRTGPGRNFPISWLYQRAGLPVRVVEVYENWRKIEDPDGTQGWMLVNLLSADRTAMIIDDIHPMRETPQEGAQIRYRAEPGVVGRIRSCRRGWCEFDVRGRSGFVETRHLYGIEDDERVDD from the coding sequence ATGCGCAATGGCGTGCGATTGATGGCGGTGATGATCGGGCTGGCGCTGCTGTTCGTGCCCGATGGCGCATGGGCGCAGGCGCGCGAGACGCCCTACTGGGCCTCGATCTCGGCCGGGCAGGCCCGGATGCGGACCGGGCCGGGCCGCAATTTTCCGATCAGCTGGCTCTATCAGCGCGCCGGGCTCCCGGTCCGGGTGGTCGAGGTCTACGAGAATTGGCGCAAGATCGAGGACCCCGACGGCACGCAGGGCTGGATGCTCGTCAATCTCCTGAGCGCCGACCGCACGGCGATGATCATCGACGATATCCACCCCATGCGCGAGACGCCGCAGGAGGGCGCGCAGATCCGCTACCGGGCCGAGCCGGGCGTCGTGGGCCGCATCCGCAGCTGCCGACGCGGCTGGTGCGAATTCGATGTGCGGGGGCGCAGCGGCTTTGTCGAAACCCGACATCTCTACGGGATCGAGGATGACGAGCGTGTCGACGACTAG
- a CDS encoding prepilin peptidase: MVPGGGGATVADVIEAWAGLPLAWRLGAGALLGAIIGSYLATLALRWPRGEPASRGRSRCDGCGRALGWADLVPLASYVMRRGRCRVCGAQIDPVHPLTELAAALIGGLSLALYPGVNGFAGAIFGWVLLLLATLDIRHFWLPDRVTLPLVGLGLGSAWLTGTPSLADALIGAAAGFLLLVAINIAYRALRGRDGLGGGDSKLLAAIGAWLGWPMLPFVLLLASATGLLAAVAARLRGVSIRATDRLPFGAFLAVAAWPLWLARDALATFLHLL; this comes from the coding sequence ATGGTGCCCGGTGGCGGCGGCGCGACCGTCGCCGATGTGATCGAAGCATGGGCCGGTCTGCCACTGGCATGGCGGCTGGGCGCGGGCGCGCTGCTCGGCGCGATCATCGGCAGCTATCTCGCGACGCTCGCCTTGCGCTGGCCCAGGGGCGAGCCGGCGTCGCGCGGACGCTCGCGGTGCGACGGGTGCGGCCGGGCGCTCGGTTGGGCCGACCTTGTTCCGCTGGCGAGCTACGTCATGCGACGCGGCCGTTGCCGGGTCTGCGGCGCACAGATCGATCCCGTCCATCCGCTGACCGAATTGGCGGCCGCGCTGATCGGCGGCCTGTCGTTGGCGCTCTATCCGGGCGTAAACGGTTTCGCGGGCGCGATCTTCGGCTGGGTACTGTTGCTGCTGGCGACACTCGATATCCGGCACTTCTGGTTGCCCGACCGGGTGACGCTGCCGCTGGTCGGTCTGGGGCTCGGCTCGGCCTGGCTGACCGGAACGCCAAGCCTGGCCGACGCCCTCATCGGCGCGGCGGCCGGTTTCCTGCTGCTCGTCGCGATCAATATCGCCTATCGCGCGCTGCGCGGTCGGGACGGGCTCGGGGGCGGCGACTCGAAACTGCTCGCGGCGATCGGCGCCTGGCTCGGCTGGCCGATGCTGCCGTTCGTCCTATTGCTGGCCAGCGCGACGGGGCTTCTCGCGGCGGTTGCGGCGCGGCTGCGCGGCGTATCGATCCGGGCGACCGATCGCCTGCCTTTCGGCGCGTTTCTGGCGGTTGCCGCCTGGCCGCTCTGGCTGGCTCGCGACGCGCTTGCGACATTTTTGCACCTTTTGTGA
- a CDS encoding type II secretion system protein N has product MRLSLDARAQLLLRRLPRTTWFTVLEIVLLSVLAVQCARLVWAIATPVGPIGDWRSDAGVPSLSAPDMALFETFDPFFRLEGNARVVVTDLDLSLFGVRQDQASGRGSAIIALPNGEQDSFLVGDELMPGVTLESVGFDFVTISRNSASEQIFLDQSGGASPPARSAARPARNNAARPGAAPGGSAAAQSRRPAVETVTPAALAAGTQISPRREGNRLTGIVLQPSGDSAAALNAAGFQPGDVIVSINGERIQDMGQAVSFARNLGAGDGFVQVERNGETVSFRARVGE; this is encoded by the coding sequence ATGCGCCTATCGCTCGATGCCCGTGCCCAGCTCCTGCTGAGACGGCTACCGCGAACAACCTGGTTCACCGTGCTGGAGATCGTGCTGCTCTCCGTGCTGGCCGTTCAATGCGCGCGACTCGTCTGGGCGATCGCGACGCCGGTCGGACCGATCGGCGACTGGCGCAGCGATGCCGGCGTCCCGTCGCTCTCCGCGCCCGACATGGCGCTCTTCGAGACCTTCGATCCCTTTTTCCGGCTGGAGGGCAATGCGCGGGTCGTCGTCACCGATCTCGACCTGAGCCTGTTCGGCGTGCGGCAGGACCAAGCGAGCGGCCGCGGCTCGGCGATCATCGCGCTGCCGAATGGCGAGCAGGACAGCTTCCTCGTCGGCGATGAGCTGATGCCCGGTGTGACATTGGAGTCGGTCGGCTTCGACTTCGTGACGATCTCGCGCAACAGCGCGAGCGAACAGATTTTCCTCGATCAGTCGGGCGGTGCGTCGCCACCGGCGCGATCCGCCGCGCGCCCCGCACGGAACAATGCGGCCAGGCCGGGTGCCGCACCGGGCGGCAGCGCCGCGGCGCAAAGCCGTCGCCCGGCGGTCGAAACCGTTACGCCGGCGGCGCTGGCGGCGGGGACCCAGATTTCGCCGCGCCGCGAGGGCAACCGGCTCACGGGAATAGTGCTGCAGCCGAGCGGCGATAGCGCGGCGGCGTTGAACGCCGCGGGTTTCCAGCCCGGCGACGTGATCGTCTCGATCAACGGCGAGCGGATACAGGATATGGGGCAGGCGGTCAGTTTCGCCCGCAATCTCGGCGCCGGGGACGGCTTCGTCCAGGTGGAGCGCAATGGCGAAACGGTGTCGTTTCGCGCAAGGGTGGGTGAATGA
- the gspD gene encoding type II secretion system secretin GspD, with translation MKKITTVLAAMAMLATPIAPLGAQHVLNLRNADVRAFIQDASRVTGRTFVIDPSVSGTVTVVTDRPLSQSEYFEVFLSTLRANGLVAIPTAGGALRIQSTASAAGQPGAVGTARTGNNAFVTEIFRLRNVPAASAVETLRPLVSQEGSITANTAGNSLVIADFADNVRRMRALIDRVDVDSSASEIVALDNAGAREIAASLQGLVSGGEGPSPASVVPVDSSNSLVLRGDPATVARMAALARELDTRAASGTEIRVIFLEFADAGQILPVLERVTGQVGSVSASTSSAAVAPNAGEGGSGGGSAEAAGGRPGQRVIVTGYEGANAIIISAPPEMQRTLGELVRQLDTRRDQVLVEAIIVEISDAAARELGVQFLFGGEDAPFAVTNYSNVQPRILDIAGGLLADEIDQTTTVINGDVVTTTTNSAVGDLLRENAARSILGARGGFLGFASELGSDLIFGAILNAVQEDTDSNVLSTPSITTLDNQEASILVGQEIPISTGEALSDNFDNAFRTIQRENVGIELEVRPQINAGGAIRLDIRQEVSSIAGPVSDDFNELIINKREIETTVTVNDSEIIALGGLLDDNERRTIQRIPILGDIPIIGELFRSRARTRTKTNLMVFIRPTILSSADDRRAVMERRYGYIRARQFLADPDREPGIDTLVRQYLGVTPPGRPPANPPPVDPSIIVPDVSTSSSTVRPVPVPEPEEPQP, from the coding sequence ATGAAAAAGATAACGACCGTTCTTGCCGCGATGGCGATGCTGGCGACGCCGATCGCGCCGCTTGGCGCCCAGCATGTGCTGAACCTGCGCAATGCCGATGTCCGCGCCTTCATCCAGGACGCCTCGCGCGTAACGGGGCGGACCTTCGTGATCGATCCGTCGGTCAGCGGCACCGTGACCGTGGTGACCGACCGGCCGCTCTCCCAGTCCGAATATTTCGAGGTTTTCCTGTCGACCCTGCGGGCCAACGGGCTGGTCGCCATACCGACGGCGGGCGGCGCGCTGCGCATCCAATCGACCGCGAGCGCAGCCGGGCAGCCGGGCGCGGTCGGAACCGCACGGACCGGCAACAACGCCTTCGTCACCGAGATTTTCCGCCTGCGCAACGTCCCGGCCGCCTCGGCCGTCGAGACCCTCCGGCCGCTGGTCAGCCAGGAAGGCTCGATCACCGCGAATACGGCGGGCAACTCGCTGGTGATTGCGGATTTCGCCGACAATGTCCGCCGGATGCGGGCGCTGATCGATCGCGTCGATGTCGATTCCAGCGCGAGCGAAATCGTCGCGCTCGACAATGCGGGCGCGCGCGAGATCGCGGCTTCGCTGCAAGGGCTGGTGTCGGGCGGGGAGGGCCCGTCCCCGGCGTCGGTGGTTCCGGTCGACAGTTCAAATTCGCTCGTCCTGCGCGGGGATCCCGCGACCGTCGCCCGGATGGCAGCGCTGGCGCGCGAACTCGATACCCGCGCGGCGAGCGGAACCGAGATCCGGGTCATCTTCCTCGAATTCGCCGATGCCGGGCAAATCCTGCCGGTACTCGAACGGGTCACGGGACAAGTCGGTTCGGTGTCGGCATCGACATCCAGCGCGGCGGTCGCGCCAAACGCGGGCGAAGGCGGGTCCGGCGGCGGCTCCGCCGAAGCGGCGGGCGGGCGGCCGGGCCAGCGCGTTATCGTGACGGGTTATGAGGGCGCCAATGCGATCATCATTTCCGCGCCACCCGAAATGCAGCGCACCCTGGGCGAGCTTGTGCGCCAGCTCGATACGCGGCGCGACCAGGTCCTTGTCGAGGCAATCATCGTGGAGATTTCCGATGCGGCGGCGCGCGAGCTCGGCGTGCAGTTCCTGTTCGGTGGAGAGGATGCGCCCTTTGCCGTCACCAATTATTCGAACGTCCAGCCACGCATCCTGGACATTGCCGGTGGTCTGCTGGCCGACGAGATCGACCAGACGACGACTGTCATCAATGGCGATGTCGTCACCACGACCACCAACTCGGCGGTCGGCGATCTGCTGCGCGAGAATGCGGCGCGTTCGATCCTCGGCGCGCGGGGCGGCTTCCTCGGCTTTGCGTCCGAGCTCGGCTCGGACCTGATCTTCGGCGCGATCCTCAACGCCGTGCAGGAGGATACCGATTCCAACGTCCTCTCGACGCCCTCGATCACCACGCTCGACAATCAGGAAGCGAGCATCCTGGTCGGCCAGGAAATCCCGATCTCGACCGGCGAGGCGCTGTCCGACAATTTCGACAATGCCTTCCGCACGATCCAGCGCGAAAATGTCGGTATCGAGCTCGAGGTCCGGCCGCAGATCAATGCGGGCGGCGCGATCCGCCTCGATATCCGGCAGGAAGTCAGCTCGATCGCCGGCCCCGTGTCGGACGATTTCAACGAACTCATCATCAACAAGCGCGAGATCGAGACGACGGTGACGGTCAACGACAGCGAGATCATCGCGCTCGGCGGCCTGCTCGACGACAATGAACGGCGCACGATCCAGCGGATCCCGATCCTCGGCGATATTCCGATCATCGGCGAGCTGTTCCGCTCGCGCGCGCGGACCCGCACCAAGACCAATCTGATGGTCTTCATCCGGCCGACCATATTGTCGAGCGCCGACGACCGGCGCGCGGTCATGGAGCGGCGCTACGGCTATATTCGGGCCCGACAGTTTCTCGCCGATCCCGATCGCGAGCCCGGGATCGACACGCTCGTCCGGCAATATCTGGGCGTAACGCCGCCCGGCCGTCCGCCGGCGAACCCGCCGCCGGTCGATCCGAGCATCATCGTGCCGGACGTCAGCACGAGCAGTTCGACCGTTCGTCCGGTTCCGGTACCCGAGCCGGAGGAGCCGCAGCCATGA